Proteins encoded by one window of Corynebacterium amycolatum:
- a CDS encoding tRNA adenosine deaminase-associated protein — protein MSTTFSGGYTSDDDRSFAVAVTMGERGWRVVDLGDDATDSLADAAQALRNLRSERAAVGMLNIDDDYFILVRQGVGSLRVVLSDATAAVTDDIAADVFDELDLDIPDLDEDELDDVDAWAEGDMDILADLGCSEEALESICDDQSLWASEQLLAIAEELGCAEELADVADLDYDGDDDDYDPYDD, from the coding sequence ATGAGCACGACCTTTTCCGGAGGGTACACCTCCGATGACGACCGCTCCTTCGCGGTTGCCGTAACTATGGGGGAGCGCGGTTGGCGCGTCGTCGATCTTGGGGACGACGCCACCGATTCCCTCGCCGACGCTGCACAGGCGCTGCGCAATCTGCGTTCGGAACGCGCCGCTGTCGGAATGCTCAATATCGACGACGATTACTTTATTCTCGTGCGCCAGGGCGTTGGGTCGCTGCGCGTTGTGCTTTCCGACGCCACCGCCGCCGTCACCGACGACATTGCGGCAGATGTGTTCGACGAGCTGGATCTGGATATCCCCGACCTCGACGAGGACGAGCTCGACGATGTCGACGCCTGGGCCGAAGGAGATATGGATATCCTCGCTGACCTGGGCTGTTCGGAGGAAGCCCTGGAGTCCATCTGTGACGATCAGTCGCTGTGGGCGTCCGAGCAGCTTCTTGCCATTGCCGAGGAGCTGGGGTGCGCCGAGGAGCTCGCCGATGTCGCCGACCTGGATTACGACGGTGACGATGACGACTACGACCCCTATGACGACTAA
- a CDS encoding prephenate dehydrogenase yields the protein MSNFESPSPASSSLSAAQLPAVCILGLGLIGGSMMRDLRAHNVECFGWNRSSATVEEATKEGFDASTDFQATLERAEASGALIVIGTPMTVVGAMLDAINEHAPSCGITDVVSVKAAVAAEVAARGMEERFVGAHPMAGSAQAGWSATLEGLFDGAPWVITYDLAAATDAAGEPVPERWIEVFSQVANLGAALGSQLIPALSDHHDASVARISHMPHLAAYAIAAAGEAGGPLAISLAAGSFRDCTRVAAAAPDMVMSWCENNTEPVLTALDDVIERLTAARTQLATEGTAMDLAKTGQIARVRYEARPAHRPIFRLRVGEGGWINQLKLAESVGGQIDVF from the coding sequence GTGAGCAATTTCGAGTCCCCCTCCCCTGCTTCGTCCTCCCTGTCAGCTGCACAACTACCCGCGGTATGCATCCTCGGTTTGGGCCTCATCGGTGGCTCCATGATGCGCGATCTGCGGGCCCATAACGTCGAATGCTTCGGTTGGAATCGCTCGTCTGCAACGGTCGAGGAAGCCACGAAGGAGGGATTCGATGCCAGCACGGATTTTCAGGCCACTCTCGAACGCGCTGAGGCCAGCGGCGCACTCATCGTTATCGGCACCCCCATGACGGTCGTCGGCGCGATGCTGGATGCCATCAACGAGCACGCCCCCAGCTGTGGCATCACGGATGTGGTCTCCGTGAAGGCCGCCGTCGCCGCCGAGGTCGCCGCGCGTGGCATGGAGGAACGCTTCGTCGGCGCGCACCCGATGGCGGGTTCTGCGCAGGCGGGCTGGTCCGCCACGCTCGAAGGGCTTTTCGACGGTGCCCCCTGGGTCATCACCTACGACCTGGCAGCTGCTACCGATGCTGCGGGCGAGCCCGTCCCGGAGCGCTGGATTGAAGTCTTTTCGCAGGTCGCCAACTTGGGAGCAGCTCTTGGCAGTCAACTCATTCCAGCGCTGAGCGATCACCACGATGCCAGCGTCGCCCGCATCTCCCACATGCCACACCTAGCGGCCTACGCAATTGCCGCCGCCGGTGAAGCCGGTGGCCCCCTGGCCATTTCGCTTGCAGCCGGCTCTTTCCGCGACTGCACCCGCGTCGCCGCCGCTGCTCCTGACATGGTCATGTCCTGGTGTGAGAACAACACCGAACCCGTGCTCACCGCGCTTGACGACGTCATCGAGCGCCTCACCGCCGCGCGCACCCAGTTGGCCACCGAGGGAACCGCTATGGACCTGGCCAAAACCGGTCAGATTGCCCGTGTCCGCTACGAGGCTCGCCCTGCTCACCGCCCGATTTTCCGACTGCGCGTCGGCGAGGGCGGCTGGATCAACCAGTTGAAGTTGGCCGAAAGCGTCGGCGGGCAGATAGATGTGTTCTAG
- a CDS encoding CoA transferase: MFSPELHTSLAGITVVNFAINVPGPLAAQHLGQLGARVIKVEPPTGDPLGSFGRPWYEAMSAGHEIIQANLKSDEGRAQLSSLIDEADVVITSVRPSALERMGLAGLHERPNGPVHIDIVGDTEAPETPGHDLTYQAEAGTLTPPAMPPVLLGDILGAHFAVTAALAGLIKRAGAGADVVKQSGLHCRIGLKQAGETGAAPLKYGMTAPGGLLGGGLWTYGLYPSADGYAAVAALEPHFAAALTEATGASNREELAAFLSERTNAEIMQFASEKALPLAAVE, from the coding sequence ATGTTTTCCCCCGAGCTGCACACCAGCCTCGCAGGCATCACTGTCGTCAACTTCGCCATTAACGTTCCGGGACCACTGGCCGCTCAGCACTTGGGCCAGCTAGGCGCCCGGGTGATTAAGGTCGAACCACCCACAGGCGACCCGCTCGGTTCCTTCGGCCGCCCTTGGTACGAAGCTATGTCCGCAGGTCACGAGATTATCCAGGCGAATCTGAAGAGCGATGAGGGCCGCGCACAGCTGAGCTCACTGATCGATGAGGCCGATGTGGTCATCACCTCGGTTCGCCCCTCCGCGCTGGAACGCATGGGACTGGCGGGTCTCCACGAGCGCCCGAATGGGCCGGTACATATCGACATTGTCGGTGATACCGAAGCTCCAGAAACGCCTGGCCATGACCTGACCTACCAGGCGGAGGCCGGAACCCTCACGCCTCCGGCCATGCCCCCGGTGCTGTTGGGCGACATTCTGGGCGCACACTTTGCGGTCACCGCTGCCCTTGCCGGGTTGATTAAGCGGGCAGGTGCTGGGGCGGACGTCGTAAAGCAGTCTGGACTGCACTGCCGCATCGGCCTGAAGCAGGCTGGTGAGACCGGTGCCGCGCCGCTGAAGTACGGCATGACGGCGCCCGGCGGACTACTCGGTGGCGGCCTGTGGACGTACGGCCTCTACCCCAGCGCCGATGGCTACGCGGCCGTGGCAGCGCTGGAGCCGCACTTTGCCGCCGCCCTGACCGAGGCCACTGGCGCGAGCAACCGCGAGGAACTCGCAGCCTTCCTCAGCGAGCGCACCAATGCCGAAATAATGCAGTTTGCCAGCGAAAAAGCGCTACCGCTGGCTGCAGTGGAGTAA
- a CDS encoding LLM class flavin-dependent oxidoreductase, with protein sequence MIRTESILDLATVASGQSHADALQGSIDLAQTAEKASYQRIWYAEHHNMNSIASSSPAVLIAAVAAKTESITLGSGGVMLPNHAPLTVAEQFGTLANLYPDRIELGLGRAPGTDQATMRALRRDPRSSDSFPQDVQELRGYLSDESLIKGINAIPGRGTHVPLYILGSSLFGAQLAAALGLPYAFASHFAPDALRDAIAVYREQFQPSEQLDKPYAFAAMNVIASESEEDAHQQYFATRRNMVRRFLSRGGHHLTDDEAEILMDTPQGRQVQNMFRHTAVGTVAQVREQIAQFGEYSTADELIVAHQSLKVPDRLRSVELTAEAVGLSA encoded by the coding sequence ATGATTCGTACTGAGTCCATTCTTGACCTTGCTACCGTAGCCTCGGGGCAGTCCCACGCTGACGCCCTGCAAGGCTCCATTGATTTGGCACAGACTGCGGAAAAGGCCAGTTATCAGCGTATTTGGTACGCAGAACACCACAATATGAACTCCATCGCGTCCTCGTCGCCGGCCGTTCTTATCGCAGCCGTGGCTGCAAAAACTGAGAGCATCACCCTCGGCTCCGGCGGCGTCATGCTGCCGAATCACGCACCGCTGACGGTCGCGGAGCAGTTCGGAACTCTCGCGAACCTGTACCCGGATCGCATCGAGCTTGGGCTGGGTCGCGCACCGGGCACTGACCAGGCCACTATGCGCGCGCTGCGCCGTGACCCGCGCTCTTCCGATTCCTTCCCGCAGGATGTGCAGGAGCTGCGCGGTTACCTCTCCGATGAGTCGCTGATCAAGGGCATCAACGCAATCCCGGGTCGTGGCACGCATGTGCCGCTGTACATTCTGGGCTCCTCTCTCTTTGGTGCTCAGCTCGCAGCCGCACTCGGCTTGCCGTATGCATTTGCTTCGCACTTCGCTCCGGACGCGCTTCGCGATGCCATTGCGGTCTACCGCGAGCAGTTCCAGCCTTCGGAGCAGCTGGATAAGCCGTACGCTTTTGCGGCTATGAATGTGATTGCGTCGGAAAGCGAAGAGGATGCGCACCAGCAGTACTTCGCTACCCGCAGGAACATGGTCAGGCGTTTCCTCAGCCGCGGTGGGCATCATCTCACTGACGATGAGGCGGAGATTCTGATGGATACTCCGCAGGGGCGCCAGGTGCAGAATATGTTCCGTCATACGGCAGTCGGCACGGTGGCGCAGGTGCGTGAGCAGATTGCGCAGTTCGGTGAGTACTCGACGGCGGATGAGCTAATCGTGGCTCATCAGTCGTTGAAGGTTCCTGACCGACTGCGTTCGGTAGAGCTCACCGCGGAGGCCGTGGGGCTGAGCGCGTAA
- a CDS encoding phosphoribosylformylglycinamidine synthase gives MDARLAVRRKPEFRNEEATLLSSIGQDGEVAIYYLYDAFDATEEDLVALRESVVADSRVDELVELPAPAELGNYLAVEPLPGQYDQRADAAEQALRLLRPETRAQITSATLYVFDSPVNDAVRSFLINPVESGEKNLSVLRRPSMGEIEPLKEYPGFTELDDEGLAELLAADGMAMSLADLKTIQDYFRSEGRTPTEVELSALDTYWSDHCRHTTFNTELTSIENNEPRFAAQLDRALRRYDELRELNGRTHKPRTLMDMGTIMGRELRRTGVMDDQEVSEEINACSVYVDVEGDDRKWLLMFKNETHNHPTEIEPFGGASTCLGGAIRDPLSGRSWVYQAMRLSGAGDINTPREQTLEGKLPQRDISSRAAAGYSSYGNQIGLATTGVRELVHPGYVAKRMELGAVVAAAPADNVKRLEPAPGDVVIMLGGRTGRDGVGGATGSSKAHDEDSLGRSGAEVQKGNPVNERKIQRLFRREDVATKIVRCNDFGAGGVSVAVGELADSIDIHLERVPLKYAGLNAREIAISESQERMALVVRPEDADFIIAAAAEENIEAVALADITDTGRLRMFMGDEVVFDLSREFIDTNGADRAQNVEMVAAEGGVVKQAPASVLESLRAATAGSQEGMIEQFDSTVGRSTVLMPYGGATQKTDEQASIQTLPVDGGTSTASVMTWGYSPSLADESPYLMGSYSVVEALAKLAAAGGDPRGAWLSVQEYFQRLDQDPQRWGEVAQALLGLLEAQDGFQVAAIGGKDSMSGTYGEDLHVPATLVTFAVAAMDETDAISAAIPAGNFDLYLFAHKPLESGEPNYEQLNELFAAVRELRPAAASAVTNADLAATLVNMAVGNGVGLEVSLTEAPLGSIVVAVPAGQAVEGAGAGAGAGAVKIGATDESGTLRFGAESFTVSEALEAMESGYREVFPLNEYEGEPLPEFANQVNETETDLQSPGKKDVHVLLPVFPGTNSEYDMAEAFVAAGATYEFHVIRNLTPAMLAEDTKAFIEKLKDADILAFSGGFSLGDEPDGSAKFIAAFLRSDDVAAAVKEFVAGNGLVLGICNGFQALVKSGFLPYGDPAQLREDSPTLAHNRQLRHVSRIATTRVATVNSPWLRGFEPGQTHLMPVSHGEGRFVVSEDEARRLFEAGQVAFQYVDTGGDADGGAEGVPTMAAPANPNGSSYAIEGIVSADGRILGKMGHPERFREGLMRNIPGIGEQDIFGNAVRWVRGE, from the coding sequence ATGGACGCCCGTCTAGCCGTTCGCCGTAAGCCCGAGTTCCGCAATGAGGAAGCTACGCTGCTGTCCTCGATCGGCCAGGACGGTGAGGTGGCAATCTACTATCTCTACGATGCTTTCGATGCGACGGAGGAGGACCTCGTCGCGCTGCGTGAGTCGGTAGTTGCTGATTCGCGTGTCGACGAGCTGGTCGAGCTCCCGGCCCCCGCCGAGCTGGGGAACTACCTTGCTGTCGAGCCTCTTCCTGGCCAGTACGACCAGCGTGCCGATGCCGCCGAGCAGGCCCTGCGTCTACTCCGCCCGGAAACCCGCGCGCAGATCACCTCGGCAACGCTGTATGTTTTCGACTCTCCGGTGAATGACGCCGTACGCTCCTTCCTCATTAACCCGGTCGAGTCGGGGGAGAAGAACCTGAGCGTCCTGCGCCGTCCGAGCATGGGCGAGATTGAGCCGCTGAAGGAGTACCCGGGCTTCACAGAGCTGGATGACGAAGGCCTGGCCGAGCTGCTCGCAGCCGACGGCATGGCCATGTCGCTGGCCGATCTGAAGACCATCCAGGACTACTTCCGCTCCGAGGGCCGCACTCCGACCGAGGTGGAGCTGTCCGCACTGGATACCTACTGGTCAGACCACTGCCGCCACACCACCTTCAACACCGAGCTGACCTCCATCGAGAACAACGAGCCGCGCTTTGCCGCGCAGTTGGATCGCGCGCTGCGTCGCTACGACGAGCTGCGTGAACTCAACGGCCGCACTCACAAGCCACGCACCCTGATGGATATGGGCACCATCATGGGCCGCGAACTGCGTCGCACGGGCGTTATGGATGACCAGGAAGTTTCCGAGGAAATCAACGCCTGCTCCGTCTATGTCGACGTCGAGGGCGATGACCGCAAGTGGCTCCTCATGTTCAAGAACGAGACCCACAACCACCCGACCGAGATCGAGCCGTTCGGTGGTGCCTCCACCTGTCTCGGCGGCGCGATCCGTGACCCGCTGTCAGGCCGTTCCTGGGTCTACCAGGCCATGCGTCTGTCCGGCGCAGGTGACATCAACACCCCGCGCGAGCAGACCCTCGAGGGCAAGCTGCCACAGCGCGATATTTCCTCTCGTGCCGCAGCCGGCTACTCCTCTTACGGCAACCAGATCGGTCTGGCCACCACTGGTGTGCGCGAGCTGGTCCACCCGGGATACGTCGCTAAGCGAATGGAACTCGGTGCCGTCGTCGCCGCTGCCCCGGCAGACAACGTCAAGCGCCTTGAGCCTGCGCCGGGCGATGTGGTGATCATGCTCGGTGGCCGCACCGGCCGTGACGGCGTCGGCGGTGCGACCGGCTCGTCGAAGGCCCACGATGAGGACTCGCTGGGCCGCTCCGGCGCCGAGGTGCAGAAGGGTAACCCGGTCAACGAGCGCAAGATTCAGCGCCTGTTCCGCCGCGAGGATGTCGCTACCAAGATTGTCCGCTGTAATGACTTCGGCGCTGGTGGCGTGTCCGTTGCGGTCGGTGAGCTGGCTGACTCCATTGACATTCACCTCGAGCGCGTGCCACTGAAGTACGCCGGTCTGAATGCTCGCGAGATTGCAATTTCCGAGTCCCAGGAGCGCATGGCGCTGGTCGTGCGCCCGGAGGACGCCGACTTCATCATCGCCGCCGCTGCCGAAGAGAACATCGAGGCAGTCGCGCTGGCAGATATCACCGACACCGGTCGGCTGCGCATGTTCATGGGCGACGAGGTTGTCTTCGACCTCTCCCGTGAGTTCATCGACACCAACGGCGCTGACCGTGCCCAGAACGTCGAGATGGTTGCTGCGGAGGGCGGCGTCGTAAAGCAGGCACCGGCGAGCGTGCTGGAGTCGCTGCGTGCGGCGACGGCGGGCTCCCAGGAGGGCATGATCGAGCAGTTCGACTCGACCGTCGGCCGCTCCACCGTGCTCATGCCATACGGTGGTGCGACGCAGAAAACCGACGAGCAGGCGTCGATCCAGACGCTGCCGGTCGATGGCGGCACGAGCACCGCGTCCGTCATGACTTGGGGTTACTCGCCATCGCTTGCCGACGAGTCCCCGTACCTCATGGGCTCCTACTCCGTCGTGGAGGCACTGGCTAAGCTCGCAGCGGCCGGTGGCGATCCGCGCGGTGCCTGGCTGAGTGTGCAGGAGTACTTCCAGCGCCTGGACCAGGATCCGCAGCGCTGGGGCGAAGTTGCGCAGGCTCTGCTCGGTCTGCTCGAGGCTCAGGATGGCTTCCAGGTTGCGGCCATTGGCGGTAAGGACTCCATGTCCGGCACCTACGGCGAGGACCTGCACGTGCCGGCGACACTGGTGACCTTCGCAGTTGCCGCGATGGACGAGACCGACGCCATATCCGCTGCAATCCCGGCCGGTAACTTCGACCTCTACCTGTTTGCGCACAAGCCGCTCGAGTCCGGGGAACCGAACTACGAGCAGCTCAACGAACTATTTGCCGCTGTGCGTGAGCTGCGTCCGGCTGCGGCCTCGGCTGTTACCAACGCGGATCTGGCCGCGACTCTGGTCAACATGGCTGTGGGCAATGGCGTGGGCCTTGAGGTATCGCTGACGGAGGCTCCGCTGGGTTCCATCGTTGTGGCTGTTCCGGCTGGTCAGGCTGTTGAGGGTGCTGGTGCGGGGGCTGGTGCGGGGGCCGTGAAGATCGGTGCCACCGACGAGTCGGGCACGCTGCGCTTCGGTGCGGAGTCCTTCACTGTTTCGGAGGCCCTGGAGGCGATGGAGTCCGGTTACCGCGAGGTCTTCCCGCTCAATGAGTACGAGGGCGAGCCCCTGCCGGAGTTCGCCAACCAGGTCAACGAGACCGAGACCGACCTGCAGAGCCCGGGCAAGAAGGATGTCCACGTACTGCTGCCGGTCTTCCCGGGTACCAACTCCGAATACGACATGGCCGAGGCATTCGTCGCAGCTGGCGCTACCTACGAGTTCCACGTGATCCGCAACCTGACCCCGGCAATGCTGGCGGAGGACACGAAGGCGTTCATCGAGAAGCTCAAGGACGCTGACATCCTGGCGTTCTCCGGTGGCTTCTCCCTGGGTGATGAGCCGGACGGATCGGCTAAGTTCATCGCCGCGTTCCTGCGTTCCGACGATGTCGCAGCCGCCGTCAAGGAGTTCGTGGCCGGAAACGGTCTCGTGCTCGGTATTTGTAACGGTTTCCAGGCGCTGGTCAAGTCCGGTTTCCTGCCGTATGGTGACCCGGCGCAGCTCCGCGAGGACTCGCCGACCCTGGCCCACAATCGCCAGCTGCGCCACGTTTCCCGCATCGCCACCACCCGCGTGGCAACCGTGAATTCCCCGTGGCTGCGCGGTTTCGAGCCGGGCCAGACCCACCTCATGCCGGTTTCTCACGGTGAGGGCCGTTTCGTGGTTTCCGAGGACGAGGCTCGCCGACTGTTTGAGGCCGGTCAGGTCGCTTTCCAGTACGTCGATACTGGTGGCGATGCCGACGGTGGTGCCGAGGGCGTGCCGACGATGGCAGCGCCAGCCAACCCGAACGGTTCCTCCTACGCCATTGAGGGCATTGTCAGTGCCGACGGCAGGATCCTGGGCAAGATGGGCCACCCGGAGCGTTTCCGCGAGGGCCTGATGCGCAACATTCCGGGCATTGGTGAGCAGGACATCTTCGGCAACGCTGTCCGCTGGGTCCGCGGCGAGTAG
- a CDS encoding histidinol-phosphate transaminase has product MTNDASSVQPKTRADLEQVPAYVPGKTVPGALKIASNEMTQPPLPSVVEAISQTISDPTTSPNRYPDMGAVDLRIKLGEHLRLPMEQVAVGCGSSALCLQLVQATCADGDEVVFPWRSFEAYPILARVAGATPVPVPLDAQGRNDLSAMAAAITDRTRLVFVCNPNNPTGTTVTREAFAEFMAQVPGDVVVALDEAYIELVDEATHAATPLAHELLDTYPNLVGLRTFSKVYGLAGLRVGYMFGPEKLVEAVNKVAIPFSVNTLAQIAALTSLDAQEELTARIAEVRAQRVAVTEAINAATGRETVLPNSQANFIWIGEDRIADLSLLDDVSVATTTDLGDFLAQRNILIRCFAGEGARITITTEEETSQLLAALGIEH; this is encoded by the coding sequence ATGACCAACGATGCATCTTCAGTTCAGCCCAAAACCCGTGCCGACCTCGAACAGGTTCCGGCCTATGTTCCGGGCAAGACTGTGCCCGGCGCGCTGAAGATTGCGTCCAATGAAATGACCCAACCGCCGCTACCCTCGGTGGTGGAGGCCATCTCGCAGACCATCTCTGACCCAACTACCAGTCCGAACCGCTACCCGGACATGGGCGCGGTTGACCTGCGCATTAAGCTCGGCGAACACCTGCGCCTGCCCATGGAGCAGGTCGCGGTCGGCTGCGGCTCCTCCGCTCTGTGCCTGCAGCTTGTGCAGGCCACCTGTGCGGATGGGGATGAGGTCGTGTTCCCGTGGCGCAGTTTCGAGGCCTACCCCATTCTCGCTCGCGTCGCCGGGGCTACTCCGGTGCCGGTGCCGCTGGATGCGCAGGGTCGCAATGACCTCTCAGCTATGGCTGCCGCTATCACCGACCGCACACGTCTGGTTTTCGTCTGTAACCCCAACAACCCAACGGGCACGACCGTCACTCGCGAGGCATTTGCGGAGTTTATGGCGCAGGTTCCGGGCGATGTTGTGGTTGCTCTCGACGAGGCCTACATCGAGCTGGTGGACGAGGCCACTCACGCCGCTACCCCGTTGGCTCATGAGCTGCTGGATACCTACCCCAACCTGGTTGGCTTGCGCACATTCTCCAAGGTCTACGGCCTGGCCGGGCTCCGCGTGGGCTACATGTTCGGTCCGGAGAAGCTTGTGGAGGCCGTGAATAAGGTCGCTATCCCCTTCTCCGTAAACACTCTTGCGCAGATCGCCGCGCTCACCTCGCTAGACGCACAGGAAGAGCTCACCGCCCGCATCGCCGAGGTCCGCGCACAGCGCGTCGCTGTCACCGAGGCCATCAACGCCGCCACCGGCCGCGAGACGGTGCTGCCGAACTCGCAGGCCAACTTCATTTGGATTGGTGAGGATCGGATTGCCGATCTCTCTTTGCTTGACGACGTCTCGGTGGCCACCACCACGGATCTCGGTGACTTCTTGGCGCAGCGCAACATTCTCATCCGCTGCTTTGCCGGCGAAGGTGCTCGCATCACCATCACTACCGAGGAAGAGACCTCGCAGCTGCTGGCTGCGCTAGGAATTGAGCACTAG
- a CDS encoding NAD(P)H-quinone oxidoreductase, producing the protein MKAIIQTDLSNPRALEWADAPEPTLEDGQVLVKVKAAGVNRADLLQAAGHYPPPKGVTDTLGLECAGVIEEVKGDSQGWKVGDEVCCLLSGGAYAEKVAVPAGQILPLPHGYSFTEAASIVEVACTVFSNVVMIAGLKEGDLLLVHGGAGGIGTFAIQMAKQLGARVAVTAGSAEKLAKCKELGADILINYKEEDFEEIVTAEGGANVILDIMGAKYLDRNVKALAKDGHLVIIGMQGGVKGELNIGRLLSKRGSITATGLRYRDLADKARIVNATEDTIWPMLADGTVTPQIHEVMDMRDAAKAHELLDSGAVSGKIVLTV; encoded by the coding sequence ATGAAGGCAATCATTCAGACTGATCTTTCCAACCCCCGCGCCCTGGAATGGGCCGATGCTCCGGAACCGACTCTCGAGGATGGGCAGGTGCTGGTCAAGGTCAAGGCCGCTGGAGTAAACCGCGCTGACCTGCTGCAGGCCGCTGGCCACTACCCGCCACCGAAAGGCGTGACCGACACCCTCGGCCTGGAGTGCGCGGGTGTCATTGAAGAGGTCAAGGGCGACTCTCAGGGCTGGAAAGTCGGCGACGAGGTCTGCTGCCTTCTCTCCGGTGGCGCTTACGCCGAAAAGGTCGCAGTCCCGGCCGGCCAGATTCTCCCACTGCCACATGGCTACTCCTTCACCGAGGCCGCATCTATCGTCGAGGTTGCCTGCACGGTGTTCTCGAATGTCGTGATGATTGCCGGCCTAAAGGAAGGCGATCTACTACTGGTTCACGGTGGCGCGGGTGGCATCGGCACTTTCGCTATTCAGATGGCCAAGCAGCTGGGCGCTCGCGTCGCAGTCACCGCCGGGTCGGCGGAGAAGCTGGCTAAGTGCAAAGAGCTCGGCGCCGACATCCTCATCAATTACAAAGAAGAGGACTTCGAGGAAATCGTCACAGCTGAGGGCGGTGCCAATGTCATTCTGGACATCATGGGCGCAAAGTACCTCGACCGAAACGTCAAGGCCCTGGCGAAGGACGGCCACCTGGTCATCATCGGCATGCAGGGCGGCGTAAAGGGCGAGCTCAACATCGGCCGCCTGCTGAGCAAGCGCGGCTCCATTACCGCCACCGGCCTGCGCTACCGCGATCTAGCTGACAAGGCTCGCATCGTCAACGCCACAGAGGACACCATCTGGCCAATGCTTGCCGACGGCACCGTCACCCCTCAAATTCATGAGGTCATGGATATGCGCGACGCGGCCAAGGCCCACGAACTGCTCGACAGTGGCGCGGTCAGCGGCAAGATTGTGCTGACCGTCTAG
- a CDS encoding aminotransferase class V-fold PLP-dependent enzyme: protein MAFDVPTTRGAYSSLSDGWTYLNAGQRTQVPERVQAAMISAFRNAQKSLPGETGAGAHGQSRSSGVPAAAELTASARRAFADLTGGPVAGVVLGSSREVLMEQFTSAMSRRLTLGSNLVISRIGSQVVHAPLRRAANLYGAQVRIAEADLSSGTLPSWQFDELVDEGTRLVVVPAADPFVGTIAPVADISRRVHEHSNAWVLVDVSDIVAYRDVSMSKLGADIMLVDASVLGGPEVAALVFKDPEMFERMTSLSYVPNARGVERIEVSPVSPALLGGVSESVLHLASLDSTARGSRRHRIETAMPQVSRYLTTLSERLIAALMTLPRVYIIGMDTEDDSFASVSRAQHIPRVSFLVDGVSAKVVVDRLLDNGLVTSIVDAYESPLLEAMGIAEAGGAVRVGLQPFNTPHDIDQLVRAVASLG, encoded by the coding sequence ATGGCCTTCGATGTGCCTACAACCAGGGGTGCTTACTCGTCGCTTTCCGACGGGTGGACATACCTCAATGCGGGTCAACGCACCCAGGTGCCCGAACGTGTTCAGGCTGCGATGATTTCTGCATTTCGCAATGCGCAGAAGTCCCTTCCAGGTGAGACTGGGGCGGGGGCTCATGGCCAGTCGCGCAGCTCGGGGGTGCCCGCTGCAGCGGAACTAACCGCCAGTGCGCGCCGGGCTTTTGCAGACCTCACTGGCGGTCCGGTCGCCGGTGTGGTGTTGGGTTCTTCGCGTGAGGTGCTCATGGAGCAGTTCACCTCCGCAATGAGTCGACGCTTGACGCTCGGCTCTAACCTGGTGATTTCTCGCATCGGTTCGCAGGTCGTACACGCACCACTACGCCGGGCAGCCAATCTCTACGGGGCTCAAGTCCGCATTGCTGAGGCTGACTTGTCCTCGGGTACGTTGCCCTCCTGGCAGTTCGACGAACTTGTAGACGAGGGCACTCGCCTTGTTGTCGTCCCGGCCGCGGATCCATTCGTTGGCACCATTGCGCCGGTAGCTGACATTTCTCGGCGGGTGCATGAGCACTCCAACGCCTGGGTGTTGGTCGATGTCTCGGATATTGTTGCCTACCGCGACGTGTCGATGAGCAAGCTGGGCGCCGACATCATGCTGGTTGACGCCTCCGTGCTGGGCGGGCCTGAGGTCGCAGCTTTGGTGTTCAAGGATCCCGAGATGTTCGAGCGCATGACGTCGTTAAGCTATGTGCCGAATGCGCGCGGCGTCGAGCGGATTGAGGTTTCCCCGGTGTCGCCGGCACTGCTCGGTGGGGTGTCGGAATCGGTGCTGCACCTGGCATCGCTGGATAGCACGGCGAGGGGGTCGCGTAGGCACCGCATTGAAACGGCGATGCCGCAGGTTTCTCGCTACTTGACGACGTTGTCGGAGCGCCTGATTGCGGCGCTGATGACCCTGCCGCGGGTGTACATCATCGGCATGGATACCGAAGATGATTCTTTCGCGAGTGTGTCGCGAGCACAGCACATTCCGCGCGTTAGCTTCCTCGTCGATGGGGTGTCGGCGAAGGTGGTCGTGGATAGGCTGCTGGATAATGGCCTGGTGACCAGCATTGTTGATGCATACGAATCGCCACTGCTGGAGGCCATGGGCATCGCTGAGGCTGGAGGTGCCGTGAGAGTCGGCCTCCAGCCGTTCAATACACCGCACGACATTGACCAGCTTGTGCGCGCAGTTGCCTCGCTCGGTTAA